The Trichosurus vulpecula isolate mTriVul1 chromosome 4, mTriVul1.pri, whole genome shotgun sequence genome contains a region encoding:
- the LOC118849015 gene encoding 60S ribosomal protein L23a-like gives MAPKAKKEAVVPPKTEAKSKALKAKKAVLKGVHSHKKKKIRTSPTFRRPKTLRLRRQPKYPRKSAPRRNKLDHYAIIKFPVTTESAMKKIEDNNTLVFIVNVKANKHQIKQAVKKLYDIDVAKVNTLIRPDGEKKAYVRLAPDYDALDVANKIGII, from the coding sequence atggcgccGAAGGCGAAGAAGGAAGCCGTTGtcccccccaagacagaggccaagtccaaggccttgaaggccaagaaggcggtgttgaagggtgtccacagccacaaaaagaagaagatccgaacatcccccacctttcggcgacccaagacactaagacttcgaaggcagcccaaataccctcggaaaagtgcccctcggagaaacaagctggatcactatgccatcattaagttccccgtgaccactgagtctgctatgaagaagattgaggacaacaacaccctagtcttcattgtgaacgtcaaagccaacaagcatcagataaagcaggcggtaaagaagctgtatgacatcgatgtggccaaggtcaacacactgatccggcctgatggagagaagaaggcctatgtccgacttgctccagactacgatgctttagatgttgccaacaaaattggaatcatctaa